A stretch of the Sinorhizobium alkalisoli genome encodes the following:
- a CDS encoding FAD binding domain-containing protein — MRPFTYERASNATAAAAAVAARPEAKFISGGTNLLDLMKLEIERPTHVVDISRLPLDSIEETLESGLRIGAQVRNSDLAAEPRVRSRYPMLSQALLAGASGQIRNKASTAGNLLQRTRCPYFYDRNMPCNKRAPGSGCAALGGFNRMHAVLGASDDCIAVHPSDMAVAMAALDAQVETTLPDGTVRTIPVGDLHRLPGSTPNVETDLGHGELITAVILPPPPLGRQLYRKVRDRASYAFALVSVATVVKKSGDRIQSARIAIGGVAPKPWRPMDAEYVLAGAAAADAAFTEAAESALAGAIGHGGNDFKIPLAKRTLRQTLAAAVEGA; from the coding sequence ATGCGACCCTTTACCTACGAGCGCGCCAGCAACGCGACGGCGGCGGCGGCCGCCGTAGCAGCCCGGCCCGAAGCGAAGTTCATCAGCGGCGGCACCAATCTTCTCGATCTGATGAAACTGGAGATCGAGCGGCCAACACATGTCGTCGACATCAGCCGGCTGCCGCTCGACAGCATTGAGGAGACGCTGGAGAGCGGCCTCAGGATCGGGGCACAGGTCCGCAACAGCGATCTCGCCGCCGAGCCGCGGGTGCGATCACGCTATCCCATGCTCAGCCAAGCGCTTCTCGCCGGCGCGTCCGGCCAGATCCGCAACAAGGCCTCGACCGCCGGCAATCTCCTCCAGCGCACGCGCTGCCCCTATTTCTATGATCGCAACATGCCTTGCAACAAGCGCGCACCCGGATCGGGCTGCGCGGCCCTCGGGGGCTTCAACCGGATGCACGCCGTGCTCGGCGCCAGCGACGACTGCATCGCCGTGCATCCCTCGGATATGGCCGTGGCCATGGCCGCACTCGACGCCCAGGTCGAGACCACCCTGCCCGACGGCACGGTCCGTACGATTCCCGTCGGCGACCTCCACCGGTTGCCGGGCTCGACGCCGAATGTCGAGACGGACCTCGGCCACGGCGAGTTGATTACCGCCGTGATCCTGCCGCCTCCGCCTCTCGGCCGGCAGCTCTACCGCAAGGTGCGCGACCGCGCTTCCTACGCCTTTGCGCTCGTCTCGGTCGCGACCGTTGTCAAAAAGAGCGGCGACCGCATACAGAGCGCCCGCATCGCGATCGGCGGCGTTGCACCAAAGCCCTGGCGCCCGATGGACGCGGAGTACGTGCTTGCCGGGGCGGCCGCCGCCGACGCCGCCTTTACCGAGGCCGCCGAGAGCGCACTCGCCGGAGCCATCGGGCACGGCGGCAATGATTTCAAGATCCCGCTGGCAAAACGCACGCTACGGCAGACACTCGCCGCGGCTGTCGAAGGTGCATGA
- a CDS encoding 2Fe-2S iron-sulfur cluster-binding protein, with the protein MAEKDYRITRRAVLEGGAATCLALASGLPVDAAETGAPITAGPAAAPISRIPMRFRINAEEHALKLDPRTTLLDALRNHLGLTGSKKGCDHGQCGACTVLVNGRRINACLSLAAQHDGDEITTIEGLADGDRLHPVQAAFVAHDGFQCGYCTPGQICSAVGMLKEVRAGWPSHASSDVAAGPAALTDAEIRERMSGNICRCAAYPNIVAAIRDAAEEV; encoded by the coding sequence ATGGCTGAAAAGGACTACAGGATTACCCGCCGGGCGGTTTTGGAAGGCGGGGCGGCAACCTGCCTCGCCCTCGCATCCGGCTTGCCCGTCGATGCCGCGGAGACTGGCGCCCCCATTACGGCCGGGCCCGCCGCGGCGCCGATATCGAGAATACCGATGCGCTTCAGGATCAACGCCGAGGAGCATGCCTTGAAGCTCGATCCACGCACGACCCTGCTTGATGCCTTGCGAAACCATCTCGGCCTGACCGGCTCGAAAAAGGGCTGTGACCACGGCCAGTGTGGCGCCTGCACGGTTCTCGTCAACGGCCGGCGGATCAATGCCTGCCTCTCGCTCGCCGCCCAGCACGACGGCGACGAGATCACCACCATCGAGGGGCTTGCCGATGGCGACCGACTGCACCCGGTGCAGGCGGCTTTCGTCGCCCATGATGGCTTCCAGTGCGGCTATTGCACACCGGGACAGATCTGTTCGGCCGTGGGAATGCTTAAGGAAGTTCGGGCCGGCTGGCCAAGCCATGCAAGCAGCGATGTGGCGGCCGGGCCCGCGGCGCTGACCGACGCGGAGATCCGCGAGCGCATGAGCGGCAACATCTGCCGCTGTGCCGCCTATCCCAACATCGTCGCCGCCATCCGCGACGCAGCCGAAGAGGTGTGA
- a CDS encoding helix-turn-helix domain-containing protein: protein MSFKPLLGDGRIRARNEETASLQTASWIGSSVVFDSRRWACQEAEIRWTAPHHLIVLTDGGSTSRTSIRTDGKTLYDGQDRPGVLTFVPASAERVGFYRDVDLSYSAVWIDPELALPGLELLRDMPVLVNRSDAVIGTLLRSLRTEMSLGHVPETVYVEHLVALIGLRMTSLEGSPRLAASRGRLSRRKFERVRDYIEANIASDISLSEVAAIAGMPLDTFARRFKETTGRPPYAYILEERIRRAELLLRETGMAIGAIAFRLGFSSQSHFTTTFRRLKGITPRAYRLQFSPES from the coding sequence ATGTCATTCAAACCCTTGCTTGGCGACGGACGTATTCGGGCCCGGAACGAAGAAACGGCGTCGCTGCAGACTGCGTCCTGGATCGGCTCGTCGGTCGTATTCGACAGTCGGCGCTGGGCGTGCCAGGAAGCGGAAATTCGCTGGACGGCACCGCATCATCTGATCGTGCTGACAGACGGGGGCAGCACGTCCCGGACATCGATCCGCACCGATGGCAAGACCCTTTATGACGGCCAGGACCGACCCGGAGTCCTCACCTTTGTTCCCGCGAGCGCAGAACGCGTCGGCTTCTACCGCGACGTCGACCTCTCCTACTCCGCCGTGTGGATCGATCCCGAGCTCGCGCTTCCGGGATTGGAGTTGCTGCGCGACATGCCGGTACTGGTGAACCGGAGCGACGCGGTCATCGGCACGCTATTGCGATCGCTTCGCACCGAGATGTCGCTCGGCCACGTGCCGGAAACCGTCTATGTCGAGCACCTGGTTGCCCTTATTGGTCTGCGAATGACCAGCCTGGAGGGAAGTCCGCGTCTGGCCGCAAGCCGAGGCCGCCTCAGCCGCCGGAAATTCGAGCGAGTGCGCGACTACATCGAAGCCAACATCGCCTCCGATATCTCGCTGAGCGAGGTGGCAGCCATTGCCGGCATGCCCCTCGATACCTTCGCACGGCGTTTCAAGGAGACGACCGGGCGGCCGCCCTACGCCTATATTCTCGAGGAACGTATAAGACGGGCGGAATTGCTCCTGCGCGAGACCGGCATGGCCATCGGCGCCATTGCATTCCGCCTAGGCTTCTCCAGCCAGAGCCATTTCACCACGACGTTTCGTCGGCTGAAGGGCATCACCCCGCGCGCCTACCGGCTGCAGTTTTCTCCGGAATCCTGA
- a CDS encoding LacI family DNA-binding transcriptional regulator: MVSIKDVAALAGVSDRTVSRVVNGEGLIRPKTKKKVQRAIETLGYVPNQAARLMRTSRSSVLGLITDVVSTTPFSTDIVRGIQDALDDTPYTLLTVNTSADPAKEQRAWQIFREHGIGGVFYVTMFHRHVPSDTEFPNTPTVLVNCSAPERALPSVVPDDYQGGLDVVRYLVEEGHRKIAYVMLNELLLAADLRGRAFFDGLAAAEIEVRKDWVVPGRVGPIFSDRFVAFESARHLLSSPDRPTAIVCGNDETALQVYCAAADLGLRVPDDVSIVGFDDFEIVSTGIHPPLTTMALPYRDMGALAVRMLVEMIAGRAPAESHFKYRCELIRRGSVAPLK; encoded by the coding sequence ATGGTCAGTATCAAGGATGTTGCAGCACTTGCGGGCGTGTCGGACCGAACGGTATCGCGCGTCGTCAACGGCGAAGGCTTGATCCGTCCGAAGACCAAGAAAAAGGTCCAGAGGGCGATCGAGACGCTCGGTTACGTGCCGAACCAGGCGGCGCGACTGATGCGCACCAGCCGTTCCAGCGTCCTTGGCCTAATCACCGATGTCGTATCGACGACGCCGTTTTCAACCGACATCGTGCGCGGCATTCAGGACGCCCTCGACGACACGCCGTATACGCTGCTGACGGTGAACACCTCCGCCGATCCGGCGAAAGAGCAGCGCGCCTGGCAGATTTTTCGCGAGCATGGCATCGGCGGCGTTTTCTACGTGACGATGTTTCATCGCCATGTCCCGTCCGATACGGAGTTTCCAAACACGCCGACGGTGCTGGTGAACTGCAGCGCCCCCGAACGCGCGCTGCCCTCCGTCGTGCCGGACGACTATCAAGGCGGGCTGGATGTGGTCCGCTATCTTGTCGAAGAGGGACACCGGAAGATCGCCTATGTGATGCTGAACGAGTTGCTTCTGGCCGCGGACCTTCGTGGCCGCGCATTCTTCGACGGATTGGCTGCGGCCGAGATCGAAGTGCGGAAGGACTGGGTGGTCCCCGGCCGTGTCGGCCCGATCTTTTCCGATCGCTTCGTCGCCTTCGAGAGTGCCCGCCATCTTCTAAGTAGCCCCGACCGGCCGACGGCGATCGTCTGCGGAAATGACGAGACCGCGCTGCAAGTATACTGCGCGGCCGCGGATCTCGGCCTCAGAGTGCCGGATGACGTTTCAATCGTCGGGTTCGACGATTTCGAGATCGTCTCGACCGGTATTCACCCGCCTCTGACGACGATGGCCTTGCCTTACAGAGACATGGGCGCTCTCGCCGTGCGCATGCTGGTCGAGATGATCGCCGGGCGCGCGCCGGCTGAAAGCCATTTTAAGTATCGCTGCGAGCTCATCCGTCGCGGCTCGGTTGCGCCACTGAAATAA
- a CDS encoding carbohydrate ABC transporter permease, with translation MHISWDMTPVRLSARLSPETRAMISRLRTALIYAVLGLGALVMVAPFLWMFTTSFRPVAEAFTLPPRWLPGLNSSLESYRRLLASDVPIGRFFWNSTVLATTVTLGYVATTTIAGYAFARLRFPFKNALFALLLVSLMVPIQTTLVPLFLLMRWLGLVDSQWSIILPGLTGAFAPGMSGVFGIFLMRQFFLTLPKELFEAARVDNAGHFRTFWSIAVPLAGPHIAALSVIIFTMTWNDYFMPLIFLNSVDQMVLPVGIMSIRDPVGNSSATSEVIAAVSLSILPVLLVFVVAQRWIIDSFVRAGVKG, from the coding sequence ATGCACATCTCATGGGATATGACGCCGGTCCGGCTGTCGGCGCGTCTCTCTCCGGAGACACGGGCAATGATCTCGCGGCTGCGCACCGCGCTGATATATGCGGTGCTCGGGCTCGGCGCGCTGGTGATGGTGGCCCCGTTCTTGTGGATGTTCACCACCAGCTTCCGGCCTGTGGCGGAAGCCTTCACGCTTCCGCCACGCTGGCTGCCGGGACTGAATTCCAGCCTGGAAAGCTACCGCCGGCTGCTTGCCTCGGATGTCCCGATCGGCCGCTTCTTCTGGAACTCGACCGTGCTTGCGACCACAGTCACTCTCGGGTACGTCGCAACGACCACGATCGCCGGGTACGCCTTCGCGCGGCTCCGCTTCCCGTTCAAGAACGCGCTCTTTGCTCTGCTACTGGTCTCCCTGATGGTTCCCATCCAGACGACGCTGGTGCCTCTGTTCCTGCTGATGCGCTGGCTCGGATTGGTGGACAGTCAGTGGTCGATCATCCTTCCCGGCCTCACCGGCGCTTTCGCGCCGGGCATGTCTGGCGTGTTCGGCATCTTCCTGATGCGGCAGTTCTTCCTCACCCTTCCCAAGGAACTGTTCGAGGCGGCGCGCGTCGACAACGCCGGGCATTTCCGCACCTTCTGGTCGATTGCCGTGCCTTTGGCTGGCCCGCATATCGCAGCACTTTCAGTCATCATCTTCACGATGACCTGGAACGACTATTTCATGCCGTTGATCTTCCTGAACTCGGTCGACCAGATGGTGCTGCCGGTCGGCATCATGTCGATCCGCGATCCGGTCGGGAACTCATCGGCAACCTCGGAGGTCATCGCAGCGGTGTCGCTGTCGATCCTGCCGGTGCTGCTGGTCTTTGTGGTGGCGCAACGCTGGATCATCGATTCCTTCGTACGGGCCGGCGTGAAGGGCTGA
- a CDS encoding carbohydrate ABC transporter permease yields MTKTANNAAAGWFSPQNRKETVAGLLFIAPALIGFAVFVAGPMVATVVFSLMKYDLFSSPSFVGLANFEAMLDDRRLWKVLGNTAFFAVFAVAGNVGLGVVLAVLLNRNMSKTVQYAYRAAFFFPSLVGLIFVAVIWQFLFQRDIGVINYYLGLVGIEPVRWLSSARNALWSVIILDIWKNVGFAMLIATAGLQSISKDYYDAARVDGSSSLRTFWQITVPLLSPTILFLLTMNTIGAFKVFESIIVLTNGGPGDASRSLVMYIYEQGFKSFDMGYASAISLLLLTITVIVTAIQFALSKRWAFYE; encoded by the coding sequence ATGACCAAGACCGCTAACAATGCGGCGGCGGGTTGGTTCTCGCCGCAAAACCGCAAGGAGACCGTTGCCGGTCTTCTGTTCATCGCGCCGGCCTTGATTGGCTTCGCGGTCTTCGTCGCAGGGCCGATGGTCGCCACGGTGGTTTTCAGCCTGATGAAATATGATCTGTTCAGCAGTCCGAGCTTCGTCGGGCTCGCCAATTTCGAAGCGATGCTGGACGACCGGCGGCTTTGGAAGGTCCTAGGCAACACTGCTTTCTTCGCGGTCTTTGCCGTGGCAGGCAATGTCGGACTCGGCGTGGTGCTGGCGGTCCTGCTCAACCGGAACATGTCGAAGACGGTGCAATATGCGTACCGCGCGGCCTTTTTCTTCCCGTCGCTGGTCGGCCTGATTTTCGTTGCGGTGATCTGGCAATTCCTGTTTCAACGCGACATTGGGGTAATCAACTACTACCTCGGTCTTGTCGGCATCGAGCCCGTGCGCTGGCTTTCCAGCGCCCGCAACGCGCTGTGGTCGGTCATCATCCTCGACATCTGGAAGAATGTTGGTTTCGCGATGCTGATCGCGACGGCAGGGCTGCAGAGCATCTCGAAGGACTATTACGATGCGGCGCGCGTCGATGGCTCGAGCAGCCTACGGACATTCTGGCAGATCACCGTGCCGCTCCTGTCTCCAACGATCTTGTTCCTGCTCACCATGAACACGATCGGCGCTTTCAAGGTGTTCGAATCGATCATCGTGCTGACAAATGGTGGGCCGGGCGATGCCTCCCGCAGCCTGGTCATGTACATCTATGAGCAGGGTTTCAAGTCGTTCGACATGGGCTACGCCTCGGCGATCTCGCTGCTGTTGCTCACGATCACGGTCATTGTCACGGCGATCCAATTCGCCCTTTCCAAGCGGTGGGCTTTCTATGAATAA
- a CDS encoding ABC transporter substrate-binding protein codes for MSMNRRDFLTKATALAAAGVLTPAMSPTRAAQAGAPAKDTTAQLTTYNWGNPSEAKAYGEAFERFRKIYPNVTVQDNIAPISSWSDYADKLVTQIAGGNPPDIINIAVEGLRLAVDKKLLMPLDDLIAADPEAKALVDKIPAKLKDALTVDGKIYEIPNGGQTMVIHYNTRIFKEAGVEPPKPDWTWNDFVAIAKKLTTGEGDKKIYGYGLPWFNFAIHPWYLTNGTYPVTADFKHSNLNDPKILEVAEFIHALVYEHGVSPDPIGLNVYDQFAAGRFAMVGAGRWPVTGWVANGFTDFDIVPWPRKASAETVFGCGGWGISPQSKNPELAFQAIKQLISLETVTALMEIGQQIPIYEEAARKESFLAAPKSAPVFFDALKTAKPVAAPAFFNALDRILGRTFDQIITEELTAEEALAEAHEELEAEIQRG; via the coding sequence ATGAGCATGAACAGACGAGACTTTTTGACCAAGGCGACGGCGTTGGCCGCAGCCGGTGTCCTGACACCGGCCATGTCCCCCACAAGGGCAGCGCAGGCAGGCGCCCCGGCAAAAGACACCACTGCACAGCTAACCACCTACAACTGGGGCAACCCCTCGGAGGCGAAGGCCTATGGCGAGGCCTTCGAACGATTTCGTAAGATCTATCCGAACGTCACGGTGCAGGACAACATTGCTCCGATCTCCTCATGGTCGGACTATGCAGACAAGCTGGTGACCCAGATCGCCGGCGGGAATCCCCCTGACATCATCAACATCGCGGTCGAAGGGTTGCGGCTCGCCGTCGACAAGAAACTGCTGATGCCGCTCGACGATCTGATCGCCGCCGATCCGGAAGCCAAGGCCCTTGTTGACAAGATCCCGGCCAAACTAAAGGACGCGCTCACCGTCGACGGCAAAATCTATGAGATCCCGAACGGCGGCCAGACGATGGTCATCCACTACAACACCCGCATCTTCAAGGAAGCGGGTGTGGAGCCGCCGAAGCCGGATTGGACCTGGAACGACTTCGTCGCGATCGCCAAGAAACTGACAACCGGCGAAGGCGACAAGAAGATCTATGGCTATGGGTTGCCCTGGTTCAATTTCGCCATTCATCCTTGGTATCTCACCAACGGCACATATCCGGTTACCGCGGATTTCAAGCATTCAAACCTCAACGATCCGAAGATTCTCGAGGTTGCCGAGTTCATACACGCTCTCGTCTATGAGCACGGCGTCTCGCCGGACCCAATCGGGCTCAATGTCTATGACCAGTTTGCTGCCGGGCGTTTCGCCATGGTCGGTGCTGGCCGCTGGCCGGTGACCGGCTGGGTCGCGAACGGCTTCACCGATTTCGACATCGTGCCTTGGCCGCGTAAGGCAAGCGCCGAAACTGTGTTTGGCTGCGGCGGCTGGGGCATCAGCCCCCAATCGAAGAATCCCGAGCTCGCCTTCCAGGCGATCAAGCAGTTGATCTCACTTGAGACCGTGACAGCCCTGATGGAGATCGGCCAGCAAATCCCCATCTACGAGGAAGCGGCGAGAAAGGAAAGCTTCCTTGCCGCGCCGAAGAGCGCGCCGGTGTTCTTCGATGCCTTGAAGACGGCGAAGCCCGTGGCGGCGCCCGCCTTCTTCAACGCGCTTGACCGCATCCTGGGCCGCACATTCGATCAGATCATCACCGAAGAGTTGACGGCGGAGGAGGCGCTGGCCGAGGCCCACGAAGAACTCGAAGCCGAGATCCAGCGGGGGTGA
- a CDS encoding glycoside hydrolase family 172 protein yields MTSSHPGHSMLADLARVKDARTGRLSSWDQEGKNQDYWLIPANSTVRLAEIEGPGCITHIWMTQFCRRVLGAGLIDPTAGNYVAPVFEIHNALGLNWEIADPHYYRKVLLKIYWDDQDSPSVLVPLGDFFCTGHSMPGNFSSLPISVSTKPEERYRFGGSAAFNSYFQMPFGKRAIVEIENQNDVPYGQYFYIDFERYDVPLADDIAYFHASWRRENPCGGWGPNLQTNSPETNIPNLDGNENYVILETEGRGQYVGCNLSVAHFQGSWWGEGDEMIFVDEDTWPPSIHGTGTEDYFNHAWGMQNNAFLANGSVIHESIVPGYQVSYRFHLTDPVRFKNRIRVTIEHGHANHLSDDWASTAYWYQTLPSPKLSILPVEQRLPTPPGDRTPERVARDRLTPEQARQIDAADERFRAYAELRDIEIERKLETTRRRSAANVSKGN; encoded by the coding sequence ATGACGAGCAGCCACCCAGGACATTCGATGCTTGCCGACCTCGCGCGCGTCAAGGACGCGCGGACCGGACGCCTTTCCAGTTGGGACCAAGAGGGCAAGAACCAGGACTACTGGCTGATCCCGGCTAACTCCACCGTCCGCCTCGCCGAAATCGAGGGTCCGGGCTGCATCACGCATATCTGGATGACGCAATTTTGCCGACGCGTTCTTGGGGCCGGCCTGATTGATCCGACGGCCGGCAATTACGTCGCGCCGGTCTTTGAGATTCACAACGCACTCGGTCTCAACTGGGAGATTGCCGACCCGCACTACTACCGCAAGGTGCTCCTGAAGATCTATTGGGACGATCAGGATTCTCCGTCGGTTCTGGTGCCGCTTGGCGACTTCTTCTGCACCGGTCATTCCATGCCGGGCAACTTCTCTTCCCTGCCGATCTCCGTCTCGACCAAGCCGGAGGAGCGCTATCGCTTCGGTGGGAGTGCTGCGTTCAACAGCTATTTCCAGATGCCCTTCGGCAAGCGCGCCATTGTCGAGATCGAAAACCAGAACGACGTCCCATACGGCCAGTACTTCTATATCGACTTCGAGCGCTATGATGTACCGCTGGCTGACGATATCGCCTACTTCCACGCGTCCTGGCGGCGCGAAAACCCGTGCGGTGGCTGGGGTCCGAATCTGCAGACCAACAGCCCCGAGACCAACATTCCGAATCTCGACGGCAACGAGAACTATGTCATCCTCGAGACCGAAGGACGCGGTCAATATGTTGGCTGCAACCTTTCGGTAGCGCATTTCCAAGGCTCCTGGTGGGGCGAAGGCGACGAGATGATCTTCGTCGACGAAGATACCTGGCCGCCGTCGATTCATGGCACTGGCACAGAGGACTATTTCAATCACGCCTGGGGGATGCAGAACAACGCCTTCCTGGCGAACGGCTCGGTGATCCACGAGAGCATCGTTCCCGGCTATCAAGTCTCCTATCGCTTCCATCTCACCGATCCCGTTCGGTTCAAGAATCGGATCCGTGTGACGATCGAGCACGGCCACGCCAACCACCTGAGCGACGACTGGGCCTCGACCGCCTATTGGTACCAGACGCTTCCATCGCCGAAGCTGAGCATCCTGCCGGTTGAGCAAAGGCTGCCAACGCCGCCCGGCGACCGCACTCCGGAGAGGGTCGCCCGCGATCGCCTGACGCCCGAACAGGCCAGGCAGATCGATGCAGCCGACGAGCGTTTCCGCGCCTATGCGGAACTCCGCGACATCGAAATCGAAAGGAAGTTGGAGACGACGCGGCGCCGCTCGGCAGCGAATGTATCGAAAGGAAACTGA
- a CDS encoding ABC transporter ATP-binding protein: MADLHLEGVTKSYGAATVIRGIDLQIPFGEFVVFVGPSGCGKSTLLRMIAGLEPISGGVIRIGGTVANLLEPAERGVAMVFQSYALYPHMTAYKNMAFGLKIAGLDKGEIDQRVTRAAKMLQIEELLQRIPKDMSGGQRQRVAIGRSIVREPHLFLFDEPLSNLDAALRVQTRIEIAKLHKIVDATMIYVTHDQVEAMTLADRIVVLNQGRIEQVGTPLELYRTPANLFVASFIGSPKMNFLPVTLEREGLARGPLGRAIPAPAGPTGRATLGVRPESLALCESDQAFLSARLQFEEHLGEHRLIYARTSDGIDLIAKEPDGPALPDGAPLHFRFAPESAHFFGPDGNRLGHSTKGTH; the protein is encoded by the coding sequence ATGGCTGATTTACACCTTGAGGGCGTCACAAAGTCGTATGGTGCCGCCACGGTGATCCGCGGAATTGATCTTCAAATACCATTTGGCGAATTCGTCGTTTTCGTCGGACCGTCTGGGTGCGGAAAGTCCACGTTGCTGCGGATGATCGCCGGTTTGGAACCGATTTCTGGAGGCGTGATCCGGATCGGCGGAACGGTGGCAAACCTGCTCGAGCCGGCCGAACGTGGCGTGGCGATGGTGTTCCAGTCCTACGCACTCTATCCGCATATGACCGCCTATAAGAACATGGCCTTCGGCCTGAAGATCGCCGGCTTGGACAAGGGCGAGATCGACCAGCGCGTCACCCGCGCTGCGAAAATGCTGCAGATCGAGGAGCTGCTGCAGCGTATCCCGAAGGACATGTCCGGTGGCCAGCGGCAACGCGTTGCAATCGGACGTTCGATCGTCCGCGAGCCGCACCTCTTTTTGTTCGACGAGCCGCTGTCGAACCTCGATGCGGCGCTCAGGGTTCAGACACGCATCGAAATCGCGAAACTCCACAAGATCGTGGACGCGACGATGATCTACGTGACTCACGACCAGGTCGAGGCGATGACGCTCGCTGACCGTATCGTGGTGCTCAATCAGGGCAGGATCGAGCAAGTGGGCACGCCGCTCGAACTTTACCGAACGCCGGCAAACCTGTTCGTCGCCAGCTTCATCGGCAGCCCTAAGATGAATTTCCTTCCGGTGACTCTTGAACGCGAAGGGCTGGCGCGAGGCCCGCTCGGGAGGGCCATCCCGGCGCCCGCCGGTCCGACCGGGCGTGCGACGCTCGGGGTGCGGCCGGAAAGCCTCGCTCTGTGTGAATCAGATCAGGCTTTTCTCAGCGCGCGGCTGCAGTTCGAGGAGCACCTTGGCGAGCATCGCCTGATCTACGCACGAACGAGCGACGGTATTGATTTGATCGCCAAGGAGCCGGACGGGCCGGCACTTCCCGATGGCGCCCCGCTCCACTTCCGCTTCGCGCCAGAGAGCGCGCACTTCTTCGGGCCGGACGGCAATCGTCTGGGCCATTCAACCAAGGGAACTCATTGA